A stretch of Synechococcus sp. MIT S9220 DNA encodes these proteins:
- the gltB gene encoding glutamate synthase large subunit codes for MTHLTGSSWPYSDSAAPQAVAGEKDACGVGFLAQMQGHPSHWVLEQALRGLGCMEHRGGCGGDSDSGDGAGVLCEIPWSYLRAIWPKAADAKGLGMMFLPTDAERRQQARQFFEAEAIALGLQFAGWREVPVDAAVLGPLARETAPVIEQWLVKGDAEGDAFEALLLRLRRRVGARAREAWGFEGSRDFYVASLSSRTVVYKGMVRSEVLAQYYSDLRDSRFEVSFAVYHRRFSTNTLPRWPLAQPMRLLGHNGEINTLLGNLNWAKASEASLAGVWGEAADDLNPVVNPAFSDSANLDATLELMVRSGRSVTDSLITLVPEAFRNQPDLDSRPDVTAMYEFNAGIQEPWDGPALLVFADGKRVGATLDRNGLRPARWCSTEDGFVIMGSETGVVDLSGKTVVQKGRLGPGQMLAVDLQTGQLLDNWLVKEDAAGRFPYGDWLEQHRRNVRPQAWTQSQQVGELDLLRLQTAMGFTAEDFDLIIGDMASLGKEPTFCMGDDIPLAVLSDKPHLLYDYFKQRFAQVTNPPIDPLREQLVMSLEMHLGERRPALKPQAEAASVIHLDTPVLNEAELEEISQQGLPVQFLSTQVAVESCTGGFQDVLDALCQAAEQAVHAGAQVLVLSDRVDANAEPTPLTATTVAMPALLAVGSVHHHLLRRKLRLRCSLVVDTAQCWSTHHMACLIGYGASAVCPWLTWETTRHWLQHPKTRKRIEQGKLPDLSADQVQANVRVSLENGLRKILSKIGISLLASYHGAQIFEAIGLGADVIETAFSGTTSRVAGMTLAELANETLSMHAKAFPELNRSKLEFMGFVQYRNGAEYHRNNPELSKALHKALAQGPGYDHFSTYKSLLENRPVMALRDLLEFKVASTPLPLDQVESVESICTRFCTGGMSLGALSREAHEVLAVAMNRIGGKSNSGEGGEDPARFQVLSDVDGDGRSVAFPSIGGLQNGDTACSAIKQIASGRFGVTAEYLRSGKQLEIKVAQGAKPGEGGQLPGPKVDKYIAWLRNSKPGVALISPPPHHDIYSIEDLAQLIHDLHQVHPSAPVSVKLVAEIGIGTIAAGVAKANADVIQISGHDGGTGASPLSSIKHAGGPWELGLTEVHRALLENGLRDRVLLRADGGLKTGWDVVIAALLGAEEYGFGSIAMIAEGCVMARVCHLNSCPVGVATQKENLRQRFTGVPEHVVNFFWYVAEEVRQLMSLLGVARLEDLIGRSDLLKPRGVSLAKTKCVDLSSLLAPISGSEDRSWLTHSAEAHGNGPILEDQLLADSELMAAIDSQRSIRRTVEIINTDRSVCARLAGEIAQRYGNRGFLGQLDLTFRGAAGQSFGAFLVQGMNVRLEGEANDYVGKGMNSGRITLVPSDSTANPGDQVILGNTCLYGATGGELFAHGRAGERFGVRNSGARTVVEGAGDHCCEYMTGGVVVVLGSTGRNVGAGMTGGVTFLLDEGDRVTPRVNPEIVEVCPITTSEQEATLKGLLELHVAATGSEKASDLLSDWSAARSRFKVLVPPSERAAMGLADKQAVAA; via the coding sequence ATGACACACCTCACCGGCTCCTCCTGGCCTTACAGCGACAGCGCTGCGCCCCAGGCAGTGGCCGGTGAGAAGGACGCCTGTGGAGTGGGGTTTTTAGCGCAGATGCAGGGGCATCCCAGCCATTGGGTGCTGGAGCAGGCCTTGCGTGGCCTCGGTTGCATGGAACACCGCGGTGGTTGCGGGGGTGACTCTGACTCCGGAGATGGTGCGGGAGTTTTGTGTGAAATCCCATGGAGCTATCTCCGGGCAATCTGGCCAAAAGCCGCTGACGCAAAAGGGCTTGGGATGATGTTCCTGCCCACAGACGCTGAACGTCGCCAGCAGGCTCGCCAGTTCTTTGAAGCGGAAGCTATTGCACTTGGTCTGCAGTTCGCCGGTTGGCGCGAGGTGCCTGTCGATGCAGCAGTGCTTGGGCCTCTGGCCCGTGAAACGGCCCCGGTGATTGAGCAGTGGTTAGTGAAGGGGGATGCTGAAGGTGATGCCTTTGAGGCGCTTCTTCTGCGTCTCCGGCGCCGTGTTGGAGCCAGGGCCAGGGAAGCGTGGGGGTTCGAGGGCTCACGCGATTTTTATGTGGCTTCTCTGAGCAGCCGAACGGTTGTTTACAAGGGAATGGTGCGATCGGAAGTGCTTGCTCAGTACTACTCCGATCTGCGGGACTCCCGCTTTGAAGTGAGCTTCGCGGTGTATCACCGGCGCTTCAGCACGAATACCCTCCCCCGCTGGCCCCTGGCCCAGCCGATGCGGTTGTTGGGGCATAACGGTGAGATCAACACCCTGCTGGGCAATCTCAATTGGGCGAAGGCCTCTGAAGCCAGCCTCGCTGGTGTCTGGGGAGAAGCTGCGGACGACCTCAACCCCGTTGTGAATCCAGCTTTCAGCGATTCAGCCAACCTCGACGCCACCCTTGAGCTGATGGTGCGCAGTGGTCGTTCCGTCACCGATAGCCTGATCACCCTGGTCCCTGAAGCATTCCGCAACCAGCCGGACCTCGACAGCCGTCCTGATGTGACGGCCATGTATGAATTCAACGCTGGTATCCAGGAGCCCTGGGACGGCCCGGCTCTGTTGGTGTTCGCTGACGGCAAGCGTGTTGGAGCAACCCTCGATCGCAACGGCCTGCGTCCAGCACGCTGGTGCTCTACGGAGGATGGCTTCGTGATCATGGGATCCGAGACCGGTGTGGTCGATCTCAGCGGCAAGACCGTGGTCCAGAAAGGTCGGCTCGGTCCAGGTCAGATGCTCGCGGTGGATCTGCAGACCGGCCAACTCCTTGATAACTGGTTGGTCAAGGAAGACGCCGCTGGACGTTTCCCTTATGGCGATTGGTTGGAGCAACACCGCCGCAATGTACGTCCGCAAGCCTGGACTCAGTCTCAGCAGGTCGGAGAACTCGATCTGCTGAGACTGCAGACCGCCATGGGCTTCACCGCAGAGGATTTCGACCTGATCATCGGCGATATGGCGTCCTTAGGGAAGGAGCCCACCTTCTGCATGGGGGATGACATCCCACTGGCGGTGCTCTCAGACAAGCCCCATTTGCTCTACGACTATTTCAAACAGCGTTTCGCGCAGGTCACGAATCCACCGATCGATCCCCTGCGGGAGCAACTGGTGATGAGCCTGGAGATGCATCTCGGTGAGCGTCGTCCGGCCTTGAAACCTCAGGCGGAAGCTGCTTCGGTGATTCATCTCGATACCCCGGTTCTCAATGAGGCCGAGCTGGAAGAGATCAGCCAGCAAGGTCTCCCGGTTCAGTTCTTGTCCACCCAGGTGGCGGTTGAATCCTGCACCGGTGGATTTCAAGATGTTCTTGATGCCCTATGCCAGGCAGCTGAGCAAGCCGTGCACGCTGGGGCTCAGGTTTTGGTGCTCTCCGACCGCGTTGATGCCAACGCTGAGCCCACACCACTGACGGCCACCACGGTGGCGATGCCGGCACTGCTCGCCGTTGGCTCCGTCCACCACCATCTGTTGCGCCGCAAGTTGAGACTGCGCTGCTCCCTTGTGGTGGACACCGCTCAGTGCTGGAGCACCCATCACATGGCCTGCCTGATCGGCTATGGGGCCAGTGCCGTTTGTCCGTGGTTGACCTGGGAGACCACCCGCCACTGGCTCCAACACCCCAAAACCAGAAAACGGATTGAGCAGGGAAAGCTTCCCGACCTCAGTGCTGATCAGGTTCAGGCCAATGTGCGTGTCTCTCTGGAAAACGGCCTCAGAAAAATTCTGTCCAAGATCGGCATTTCACTTCTGGCCAGTTATCACGGTGCTCAGATCTTCGAGGCGATCGGGCTCGGTGCCGATGTGATCGAGACCGCTTTCAGCGGCACGACCAGCCGGGTTGCCGGCATGACCCTTGCGGAACTGGCGAACGAAACACTCTCGATGCATGCCAAGGCCTTCCCCGAGCTGAACCGCAGCAAGCTCGAGTTCATGGGTTTCGTGCAATACCGCAACGGTGCGGAGTATCACCGCAACAACCCTGAACTCTCCAAGGCCCTGCACAAGGCTTTGGCCCAGGGTCCAGGCTATGACCATTTCTCCACGTACAAGAGCTTGCTGGAGAACCGTCCGGTGATGGCGCTGCGTGACCTGCTGGAGTTCAAGGTCGCGTCCACGCCGTTGCCCCTGGATCAGGTGGAGAGCGTTGAAAGCATCTGCACCCGTTTCTGTACCGGCGGTATGAGCCTCGGAGCTCTATCTCGTGAAGCGCACGAGGTGCTGGCGGTGGCCATGAACCGGATTGGCGGTAAGAGCAACAGCGGCGAAGGTGGTGAAGATCCTGCTCGCTTCCAGGTGCTGAGCGATGTGGATGGCGACGGCCGGTCCGTTGCTTTCCCCAGCATCGGCGGGCTTCAGAACGGCGATACCGCCTGTTCTGCGATCAAGCAGATCGCCTCAGGACGCTTCGGTGTGACGGCTGAATATCTCAGGAGCGGGAAACAGCTGGAAATCAAGGTGGCTCAGGGTGCCAAGCCTGGAGAAGGTGGCCAGCTCCCCGGGCCGAAAGTGGACAAGTACATCGCCTGGCTTCGCAACAGCAAGCCTGGTGTCGCTTTGATTTCACCGCCACCTCATCACGACATCTATTCGATTGAAGATCTGGCCCAGCTGATCCATGACCTGCACCAGGTGCATCCTTCGGCGCCCGTCAGCGTCAAACTGGTCGCCGAGATCGGTATCGGCACGATCGCTGCCGGGGTGGCCAAGGCCAACGCGGACGTGATCCAAATCTCCGGCCACGACGGAGGCACAGGTGCTTCTCCGCTGAGTTCGATCAAGCACGCGGGTGGACCCTGGGAGTTGGGCCTCACAGAAGTGCATCGCGCTCTGCTCGAGAACGGCCTTCGTGACAGAGTTCTGCTCAGAGCAGATGGTGGTCTCAAGACCGGCTGGGATGTGGTGATCGCTGCTCTGCTTGGTGCTGAGGAATATGGCTTTGGTTCGATCGCCATGATCGCCGAAGGCTGCGTGATGGCTCGTGTTTGCCACCTCAATAGCTGCCCGGTTGGAGTGGCGACACAGAAAGAGAACCTGCGTCAGCGCTTTACGGGAGTGCCTGAGCACGTCGTGAATTTTTTCTGGTACGTCGCCGAAGAGGTGCGCCAGCTGATGAGTCTGCTTGGTGTGGCCCGACTGGAGGATCTCATTGGTCGCAGCGACCTCCTCAAGCCCAGAGGCGTTTCGCTGGCCAAAACCAAGTGCGTGGATCTTTCCAGCCTTCTGGCACCGATCAGTGGTTCTGAAGATCGTTCATGGCTGACCCACAGTGCTGAAGCCCACGGCAATGGGCCGATTCTCGAAGACCAACTGTTGGCCGACTCCGAGCTGATGGCGGCCATTGACAGTCAGCGATCCATTCGCCGCACGGTTGAGATCATCAACACCGACCGGAGTGTCTGCGCTCGTCTGGCCGGTGAGATTGCCCAGCGCTACGGCAATCGTGGCTTCTTGGGCCAGCTTGATCTCACCTTCCGTGGAGCTGCTGGTCAAAGCTTCGGGGCCTTTCTCGTTCAGGGCATGAATGTGCGCCTTGAAGGGGAAGCCAATGACTATGTCGGCAAGGGCATGAACAGCGGTCGCATTACGCTTGTGCCATCGGATTCCACTGCGAATCCGGGTGACCAGGTGATTCTTGGCAACACCTGTCTGTATGGAGCAACCGGTGGTGAGCTCTTCGCTCATGGGCGCGCTGGTGAGCGATTCGGTGTGCGTAACAGCGGAGCCCGCACGGTGGTTGAGGGTGCCGGCGACCACTGCTGTGAATACATGACTGGTGGCGTTGTGGTGGTGCTTGGCAGCACTGGCCGCAATGTTGGCGCTGGGATGACCGGCGGCGTGACGTTCCTTCTGGATGAAGGTGACCGGGTCACTCCACGCGTGAACCCGGAGATCGTGGAGGTGTGCCCCATCACTACATCTGAGCAGGAGGCCACGCTCAAGGGTCTGCTTGAGCTTCACGTCGCGGCCACCGGCAGTGAGAAAGCTTCGGATCTTCTGTCTGACTGGTCTGCCGCAAGGAGCCGTTTCAAGGTTCTGGTCCCCCCCAGCGAACGGGCTGCCATGGGGCTTGCCGACAAACAGGCGGTTGCGGCCTGA
- a CDS encoding YciI family protein, whose protein sequence is MPWFIKTEMFTPETAALPIEQKRPHLEAHRQWVMSHGNSGRRIHSGYLVDGEQRPGGGGLLIFEASSFEDAHRWVQDDPMIQAGLVNWQLQQWIQIGGDEL, encoded by the coding sequence GTGCCCTGGTTCATCAAGACCGAAATGTTCACCCCGGAGACGGCCGCTCTGCCCATTGAGCAGAAGCGGCCTCATCTTGAGGCTCATCGCCAATGGGTGATGTCCCATGGCAACAGCGGACGTCGCATCCACAGTGGTTATCTGGTGGATGGTGAGCAGCGGCCAGGCGGCGGTGGACTCTTGATCTTTGAAGCCAGCAGCTTTGAAGACGCTCACCGCTGGGTTCAAGACGATCCGATGATTCAGGCCGGACTGGTGAACTGGCAGTTGCAGCAATGGATCCAGATCGGTGGTGATGAGCTCTGA
- the lipA gene encoding lipoyl synthase, with product MTSVLKPDWLRVKAPQRERIGAVADLLLDLKLNTVCQEASCPNIGECFAGGTATFLIMGPGCTRACPYCDIDFDKSVRALDPTEPERLGEAVSRLKLKHVVITSVNRDDLSDGGASQFVACIEQVKRRSPFTTIELLIPDLCGNWDALETVMDAAPHVLNHNIETVPRLYRRARPQGNYERSLELLKRVRDGWPRSYSKSGLMVGLGENDEEVIEVLRDLRAHRVDIVTIGQYLSPGPRHLPVNRFVTPEQFDRYRRIGEQELGCLQVVSSPLTRSSYHAGEVQRLMISHPR from the coding sequence ATGACCTCAGTTCTGAAACCTGACTGGTTGCGCGTCAAAGCCCCTCAGCGGGAACGCATCGGAGCTGTTGCCGACCTGCTTCTTGACCTCAAGCTCAACACGGTCTGCCAGGAAGCAAGTTGTCCAAATATCGGTGAATGCTTCGCTGGGGGAACCGCCACATTTCTGATCATGGGGCCGGGCTGCACGCGAGCTTGCCCCTACTGCGATATCGACTTCGACAAGAGCGTTCGAGCGCTGGACCCCACCGAACCGGAGCGTCTTGGCGAAGCGGTGTCGCGGCTGAAACTCAAGCATGTGGTGATCACCTCGGTAAATCGCGACGATCTGAGCGATGGAGGAGCGAGCCAGTTCGTTGCCTGCATTGAGCAGGTGAAACGACGCTCTCCCTTCACCACAATCGAACTGCTGATCCCCGACCTTTGCGGCAACTGGGACGCACTGGAAACGGTGATGGACGCCGCGCCGCATGTGCTCAACCACAACATCGAAACCGTTCCACGCCTTTACAGACGAGCCAGACCTCAGGGCAATTACGAACGCTCTCTGGAGCTGCTGAAACGGGTGAGAGATGGATGGCCCAGGTCATACAGCAAATCAGGTCTGATGGTGGGCCTGGGAGAAAACGATGAGGAGGTGATCGAAGTGTTGCGCGACTTGCGCGCCCACCGCGTCGACATTGTGACCATTGGCCAGTACCTCTCTCCCGGCCCAAGACACTTACCTGTGAACCGCTTTGTGACTCCGGAGCAGTTCGACCGTTACCGGCGCATTGGTGAACAAGAGCTGGGTTGCCTGCAGGTGGTGAGCAGTCCACTCACACGCAGCAGCTATCACGCCGGCGAAGTACAGCGGCTGATGATCAGCCACCCACGCTGA
- the cobJ gene encoding precorrin-3B C(17)-methyltransferase produces the protein MEAPLALGLSVSAWPLLQQLQQAGQADRVGLTPLAAAALQTTPSDLLVAPAAEFLSDQWRRGEPTIVIGAMGAVTRLIAPLLSGKQNDPAVVVMDAHGQNIVPLIGGHAAGAEQLAHALAAALGGQVVLTGDAASQERLALDAFGEAWGWVRGGTPKAWHDLMLSQASGPNLNVVQQTGTDLWRSSTAGQHFGVSADSEHGIALAIGPRSDGAPCRWHPATLWIGIGCERLSSLALIQRAVDRSLQSAGLAKEAVAGISSIEAKGDEPALLEFCEHQNWPLRLFGAAALADVAVPTPSEVVKAEMGTASVAEASALLASGDGAQLLQSKRIFHAEGGEQGAVTVAIAEAAHPLAASKGELHLVGSGPGSLQLLTADARTALSRCVLWVGYGLYLDLLEPLRRCDQVRLDGQLTRERDRCWQALDLARQGARVALISSGDSGIYGMAGLALELWMDLPETERPRFQVHPGLSALQLAAARAGAPLMHDFCTISLSDRLTPWDVIERRIEAAASGDFVVAIYNPRSRERNWQLTRAKEILLCARPETTPVVMARQLGRSDEQVSLHSLGKLRPEDVDMLTVLVIGNSSSRVQDGRMVTPRGYPGATLN, from the coding sequence ATGGAAGCGCCACTCGCACTGGGCCTATCCGTGAGTGCCTGGCCCCTGCTTCAGCAGCTGCAACAGGCGGGACAGGCGGATCGGGTGGGATTAACACCTCTAGCCGCCGCAGCACTGCAAACCACTCCCAGCGACTTGTTGGTCGCACCGGCTGCGGAATTTCTGAGCGACCAGTGGCGTAGGGGTGAGCCCACAATCGTGATCGGAGCCATGGGTGCCGTCACACGACTGATCGCACCGTTGCTGAGCGGTAAGCAGAACGATCCTGCCGTGGTGGTGATGGATGCTCACGGTCAAAACATCGTGCCCCTGATTGGTGGTCATGCGGCAGGAGCAGAACAGCTGGCCCATGCACTGGCTGCGGCACTAGGCGGGCAAGTGGTGCTGACCGGTGATGCAGCGAGCCAGGAGCGACTGGCTCTCGACGCCTTCGGAGAAGCCTGGGGATGGGTGCGTGGCGGCACGCCGAAAGCCTGGCATGACCTCATGCTCTCCCAGGCCTCTGGACCAAACCTCAATGTTGTTCAGCAAACAGGAACGGACCTCTGGCGCAGTAGTACTGCCGGTCAACACTTCGGCGTTAGCGCTGACTCCGAACACGGGATTGCGCTCGCCATCGGTCCGCGCTCCGACGGAGCTCCCTGTCGCTGGCACCCAGCCACGCTCTGGATCGGCATCGGCTGCGAACGCTTGAGCAGCCTTGCCTTGATTCAACGAGCTGTGGATCGCTCTCTTCAGTCCGCAGGACTGGCCAAGGAGGCCGTGGCAGGCATCAGCAGCATCGAGGCCAAGGGTGACGAGCCGGCTCTGCTGGAGTTCTGTGAGCATCAAAATTGGCCGTTACGACTGTTCGGCGCCGCTGCCCTCGCCGATGTCGCCGTGCCCACGCCCTCTGAAGTCGTGAAGGCGGAGATGGGCACAGCATCCGTTGCGGAAGCCTCTGCACTTCTGGCATCAGGAGATGGCGCACAGCTGTTGCAGTCCAAGCGGATCTTCCATGCCGAGGGCGGCGAACAGGGTGCCGTGACGGTGGCGATCGCAGAGGCTGCTCATCCCTTGGCAGCCAGCAAAGGAGAGCTGCATCTGGTTGGCAGTGGGCCAGGGTCACTGCAACTGCTCACTGCTGACGCCCGCACAGCGCTCAGCCGCTGCGTCCTCTGGGTGGGATATGGCCTTTACCTGGATCTGCTTGAACCGCTGCGTCGTTGTGATCAAGTCCGATTGGACGGACAACTCACCCGTGAACGGGATCGCTGCTGGCAAGCACTGGATTTGGCCCGTCAGGGCGCCCGTGTGGCACTGATCTCCTCAGGAGACAGCGGCATCTACGGCATGGCTGGGCTGGCGCTGGAGCTTTGGATGGACCTGCCTGAAACAGAACGTCCTCGCTTCCAGGTGCATCCTGGCCTCTCCGCACTGCAACTGGCTGCCGCCAGGGCAGGGGCACCACTGATGCACGACTTCTGCACCATCTCTCTGAGCGACCGGCTCACGCCCTGGGATGTGATCGAACGACGCATCGAGGCAGCTGCCTCCGGCGACTTTGTGGTTGCGATCTACAACCCACGCTCCAGGGAGCGCAACTGGCAGCTGACAAGGGCCAAGGAGATTCTGCTCTGCGCGCGTCCGGAGACGACTCCTGTGGTGATGGCTCGCCAGCTTGGACGCAGTGACGAGCAAGTCAGTCTTCACAGCCTGGGCAAGCTGCGGCCTGAAGACGTAGACATGCTTACGGTGTTGGTGATTGGAAACAGCAGCAGCCGAGTCCAGGACGGCCGCATGGTGACCCCCAGGGGTTACCCAGGTGCCACTCTGAATTGA
- the psaA gene encoding photosystem I core protein PsaA gives MTISPPERGSTAKTQVEKVDNPATFELFGKPGHFDRALAKGPKTTTWVWNLHANAHDFDSHTSDLEEVSRKIFSAHFGHLAVIFIWLSGAFFHGAHFSNFSGWLADPTHVKPSAQVVWSVFGQEILNGDMGAGHQGIQITSGLFHVWRAWGITNETQLMSLAIGALVMAGLMLNAGVFHYHKAAPKLEWFQNVESMLNHHLAGLLGLGSLSWTGHLLHVSLPTTKLMDAIDAGQPLVLNGKTIASVADIPLPHEFFNQDLLAQLYPGFSAGIGAFFNGNWAAYSDFLTFKGGINPVTGSMWMTDIAHHHLAIAVLFIVAGHMYRTNWGIGHSMKEILEGQKGDPLLFPATKGHDGLFEFMINSWHAQLALNLAMLGSLSIIVAQHMYAMPPYPYMSIDYPTQIGLFTHHMWIGGFLIVGASAHAAIAMIRDYDPAKHVDNVLDRVLKARDALISHLNWVCIWLGFHSFGLYIHNDTMRALGRPQDMFSDSAIQLKPVFAQWIQGLHAAAAGSTAPNALAGVSEVFNGSVVAVGGKVAAAPIPLGTADFMVHHIHAFTIHVTVLILLKGVLYARNSRLIPDKANLGFRFSCDGPGRGGTCQVSAWDHVFLGLFWMYNSLSVVIFHFSWKMQSDVWGAVRPDGSVQYLTNGNFANSAITINGWLRDFLWAQAVQVINSYGSNTAGYGIMFLGGHFIWAFSLMFLFSGRGYWQELIESIVWAHNKLKVAPGIQPRALSIIQGRAVGVAHYLLGGITVTWSFFHAHILVVGG, from the coding sequence ATGACCATCAGCCCACCAGAGCGTGGGAGCACCGCGAAGACTCAAGTCGAGAAGGTCGACAATCCAGCGACCTTCGAATTGTTCGGAAAGCCCGGACATTTCGACCGAGCCCTCGCGAAAGGTCCCAAAACCACCACCTGGGTTTGGAACCTCCACGCCAACGCTCACGATTTCGACAGCCACACGAGTGACCTTGAGGAGGTTTCTCGGAAGATCTTTAGTGCTCACTTCGGCCATCTGGCCGTGATCTTCATCTGGCTGAGTGGTGCCTTTTTCCATGGCGCCCACTTCTCCAATTTCTCCGGCTGGCTTGCCGATCCCACCCATGTGAAGCCAAGCGCTCAGGTGGTTTGGTCGGTTTTCGGCCAGGAAATCCTCAACGGCGATATGGGTGCCGGCCACCAAGGCATCCAGATCACCTCCGGTCTCTTCCATGTCTGGAGGGCCTGGGGCATCACCAATGAGACGCAGTTGATGTCTCTCGCCATTGGCGCTCTGGTGATGGCCGGCCTGATGCTGAATGCAGGCGTTTTTCACTATCACAAGGCAGCTCCGAAGCTTGAGTGGTTCCAGAACGTTGAGTCGATGCTCAACCACCACTTGGCTGGTCTGCTGGGCCTGGGCTCACTGTCCTGGACCGGTCACTTGCTGCATGTGTCTCTGCCCACCACGAAGTTGATGGATGCCATCGACGCCGGCCAGCCGCTGGTGTTGAACGGCAAGACCATTGCTTCCGTGGCAGACATTCCTCTTCCCCACGAATTCTTCAATCAGGATCTGCTGGCTCAGCTCTATCCAGGATTCAGTGCCGGCATCGGTGCTTTTTTCAATGGCAACTGGGCTGCATACAGCGATTTCCTCACCTTCAAGGGTGGAATCAATCCTGTGACCGGAAGCATGTGGATGACCGATATCGCTCATCACCATCTGGCGATCGCGGTGCTGTTCATCGTGGCCGGACACATGTACCGGACCAACTGGGGAATCGGTCACTCCATGAAGGAGATCCTCGAGGGCCAGAAAGGCGATCCTCTGCTTTTCCCTGCAACGAAGGGCCATGACGGCCTGTTCGAGTTCATGATCAACAGCTGGCATGCCCAGCTGGCTCTGAACCTTGCAATGCTCGGCTCCCTGAGCATCATCGTTGCCCAGCACATGTACGCGATGCCTCCCTATCCGTACATGTCGATTGACTATCCGACTCAGATCGGTTTGTTCACCCATCACATGTGGATTGGTGGCTTCCTGATCGTCGGTGCTTCAGCTCACGCCGCCATCGCGATGATTCGCGATTACGACCCTGCCAAGCACGTGGACAACGTCTTGGACAGAGTGCTCAAGGCCCGTGACGCTCTGATCAGCCACCTCAACTGGGTGTGCATCTGGCTTGGCTTCCACAGCTTCGGCCTGTACATCCACAACGACACCATGCGTGCACTGGGTCGTCCCCAGGACATGTTCAGTGATTCCGCGATCCAACTGAAGCCCGTCTTCGCTCAGTGGATTCAGGGTCTGCACGCCGCAGCTGCCGGCAGCACCGCTCCTAACGCTCTCGCTGGCGTCAGTGAAGTGTTCAACGGTTCCGTCGTCGCCGTCGGCGGCAAGGTCGCGGCGGCTCCAATTCCGCTGGGCACGGCGGACTTCATGGTCCACCACATCCACGCCTTCACGATTCACGTGACGGTGTTGATCCTGCTCAAGGGTGTTCTTTACGCCCGTAATTCCCGTCTGATTCCAGACAAAGCCAACCTTGGTTTCCGCTTCTCCTGCGATGGCCCTGGTCGCGGCGGCACCTGCCAGGTGTCTGCTTGGGACCATGTCTTCCTGGGTCTGTTCTGGATGTACAACTCCCTGTCGGTCGTCATTTTCCACTTCTCCTGGAAAATGCAGAGCGATGTGTGGGGTGCGGTGAGGCCTGATGGCTCAGTCCAATACCTCACCAATGGCAATTTCGCCAACAGCGCCATCACCATCAACGGTTGGTTGCGTGATTTCCTGTGGGCTCAGGCCGTTCAGGTGATCAACAGCTACGGCTCCAACACAGCCGGCTACGGAATCATGTTCCTTGGTGGTCACTTCATCTGGGCTTTCAGCCTGATGTTCCTCTTCAGTGGCCGCGGCTACTGGCAGGAGCTGATTGAGTCCATCGTCTGGGCTCATAACAAGCTGAAGGTGGCCCCTGGCATCCAGCCTCGTGCGCTGTCCATCATCCAGGGCCGTGCTGTCGGTGTTGCTCACTATCTTTTGGGCGGCATCACAGTCACGTGGTCCTTCTTCCACGCCCACATCCTTGTGGTGGGCGGCTGA